In the genome of Hymenobacter taeanensis, one region contains:
- the pyrE gene encoding orotate phosphoribosyltransferase, translated as MTSTQPPFTSETLEQQLLQEDALLRGHFRLSSGLHSDTYVQCARFLRRPDLAAPAAAELARQIQEAGLQPDVVVGPAMGGVVIGYELARQLGVPGIFTERDDTGQMTLRRGFTIEPGQKIVIAEDVVTTGKSTNEVARVLEGLGAKVLAVASLIDRTGGKAELTFPNFALLPVTAATYAPDDCPLCRAGIPVVKPGSRPEKAFS; from the coding sequence ATGACTTCCACCCAACCCCCCTTTACCTCCGAAACGCTAGAGCAGCAACTGCTACAAGAAGATGCACTGCTGCGCGGCCACTTCCGTCTTTCTTCTGGCTTGCATTCTGATACCTATGTGCAGTGCGCCCGGTTCCTGCGCCGGCCCGATCTAGCAGCGCCAGCCGCAGCGGAGCTGGCCCGGCAGATTCAAGAGGCGGGCTTACAGCCTGATGTAGTAGTTGGTCCGGCTATGGGTGGCGTGGTGATTGGGTATGAACTGGCCCGCCAGTTGGGTGTCCCTGGCATTTTCACGGAGCGCGACGATACCGGGCAGATGACCCTGCGGCGGGGCTTTACCATTGAGCCAGGCCAAAAAATTGTTATTGCCGAAGACGTGGTAACTACCGGCAAGAGCACCAACGAAGTAGCGCGAGTGCTAGAGGGCTTGGGCGCAAAAGTTTTAGCCGTGGCAAGTTTAATTGACCGCACGGGTGGGAAAGCTGAGCTAACTTTTCCGAACTTTGCACTGCTGCCGGTAACGGCGGCCACCTACGCACCCGATGATTGCCCGCTTTGCCGGGCAGGTATTCCGGTGGTGAAACCCGGCAGTCGGCCGGAAAAAGCGTTTTCTTAA
- a CDS encoding dihydroorotate dehydrogenase: MQLGKLTLQNPVCLAAAPWQLDGTGYERLGAIFTRTVTMEPKPGLYEEGIWQVADQTLLNATNMRTESAEILVQEHLPNLRRYGVPVFVSITAPGIPGFRKIARFLSREARDLIAGVEVYIAQPDTGKGEELNARFVREATQAVRNELGPEATVIVKLPPWPEHIRGLALGAQAGGADALAATNLLKGLHLPDDATAAPVAGGLSGEALRPVALRCVWELAHDEYIKLPIFGTGGIFTASHVTDYLRCGASAVQVASGEWLEPGLAARLSAECGHLMPEPSQARA, translated from the coding sequence ATGCAACTCGGCAAACTCACGCTTCAGAACCCTGTGTGCCTCGCGGCCGCACCCTGGCAGCTAGATGGAACGGGCTACGAGCGGCTGGGGGCGATTTTCACCCGCACCGTAACCATGGAGCCTAAGCCCGGGCTCTACGAGGAAGGCATTTGGCAAGTAGCCGACCAGACCCTGCTCAACGCCACCAACATGCGCACCGAAAGCGCCGAAATTCTGGTGCAGGAGCACCTGCCCAATTTGCGCCGCTACGGCGTGCCGGTCTTTGTGAGCATCACGGCCCCTGGCATCCCCGGCTTCCGCAAAATTGCGCGTTTCCTGTCCCGCGAAGCCCGCGACCTGATTGCGGGCGTAGAGGTATACATAGCCCAGCCCGATACGGGAAAAGGCGAGGAGCTTAACGCCAGGTTTGTGCGCGAAGCCACCCAGGCGGTGCGCAATGAGCTAGGCCCTGAAGCCACCGTAATTGTGAAGCTGCCGCCGTGGCCGGAGCACATCCGCGGGCTGGCCCTTGGGGCGCAGGCGGGCGGAGCCGATGCGCTGGCTGCTACCAACCTGCTCAAAGGACTGCACCTCCCCGACGACGCTACCGCTGCACCCGTGGCCGGTGGCCTATCGGGAGAGGCGTTGCGGCCGGTGGCCCTTCGCTGCGTGTGGGAGCTGGCCCACGATGAATACATCAAACTGCCTATCTTCGGTACCGGCGGGATATTTACGGCCAGCCACGTTACAGATTACCTACGGTGCGGCGCCAGCGCCGTGCAGGTAGCCAGCGGCGAGTGGCTGGAGCCTGGCCTAGCCGCCCGGTTATCTGCTGAGTGCGGACACTTGATGCCAGAACCGTCACAAGCCCGAGCTTAA
- a CDS encoding phosphoribosylformylglycinamidine synthase subunit PurQ, producing MEEQPKLPDLNTPPRPQHDHTAPITDADGSMQVLGFKSVNAGHESTEPLGHSTERAAAQQPVRALILTGFGINCEEEFAAAYKLAGAEPTIVHLNQVLHGHVSIHNYDILNFPGGFSFGDDLGSGVVLANKLRYRKNAEGRTLLDDIKQFIANGKFVMGICNGFQVLVKLGLLPNLSGNVTPEVTLTHNASGRYEDRWVRLKVNPKSNSPFLKGIESMEVPVRHGEGRLIIKGEETLAQIEARALNCLAYTDFDGSPTDVYPHNPNGADLNCAGLTDTTGQVFGLMPHPEAFLSLYNHPDWARRKRQNPGLSEEGDGLRLFRNIVEHVQSQHQTAATPQEASQFSS from the coding sequence ATGGAAGAACAACCCAAACTGCCGGACCTGAACACGCCCCCGCGCCCGCAGCACGACCATACTGCCCCCATTACCGATGCGGACGGGAGCATGCAGGTGCTCGGGTTCAAGAGCGTAAATGCTGGTCATGAATCTACTGAGCCCCTAGGCCACTCAACTGAGAGAGCTGCTGCCCAGCAGCCAGTGCGCGCCCTCATCCTGACGGGCTTCGGTATCAATTGCGAGGAGGAGTTTGCCGCCGCCTACAAGCTAGCCGGCGCCGAGCCAACCATCGTGCATCTGAACCAGGTGCTGCACGGCCACGTCAGCATCCACAACTACGACATCCTGAACTTCCCCGGTGGCTTTTCGTTTGGCGACGACCTAGGCTCGGGGGTGGTGCTGGCTAACAAGCTGCGCTACCGCAAGAACGCCGAGGGCCGCACCCTGCTCGACGATATCAAGCAGTTCATTGCCAACGGCAAGTTCGTGATGGGCATCTGCAACGGCTTCCAGGTGCTCGTGAAGCTAGGCCTATTGCCCAACCTGAGCGGCAACGTAACCCCCGAAGTAACCCTGACGCACAATGCCTCGGGCCGCTACGAAGACCGGTGGGTGCGCCTGAAAGTCAACCCCAAGTCGAACTCGCCCTTCCTGAAAGGCATTGAATCCATGGAGGTGCCCGTGCGCCACGGAGAAGGCCGCCTCATCATCAAAGGCGAAGAAACCTTAGCTCAAATCGAAGCTCGCGCTTTGAATTGCCTGGCCTACACCGATTTCGACGGCTCACCTACGGACGTATACCCGCACAACCCCAACGGCGCCGACCTGAACTGCGCTGGCTTGACTGATACTACCGGCCAGGTTTTCGGGCTGATGCCGCACCCCGAAGCTTTCCTCTCACTCTATAACCACCCCGACTGGGCCCGGCGCAAGCGTCAGAACCCCGGCCTGAGCGAGGAAGGGGATGGCCTACGCTTGTTCCGCAACATTGTGGAACACGTACAAAGCCAGCACCAAACCGCTGCCACACCCCAAGAAGCCAGCCAGTTTTCATCCTAG
- a CDS encoding phosphoribosylformylglycinamidine synthase subunit PurL, giving the protein MDSTQRTIQLLLKPGQHDGEGQRVAEAAQRHLGLSTGRVQSTALYTVRYPVSDEQLRDFATHCLQDPVLHDVALDEFRHGSEYKSYILVAKLPGVTDDEGISAQNALGDFLNQPLDTHTQHIFSKRLYFLEHELPESSLRRLAEDLLGNKMINRFEVGPIAQIRDYTPRPGGGAESITDTVPLVGLSDEELVKLSKDNLYALNLEEMRAVRDHYTGIAEERQAAGLPQDPTDCELEIIAQTWSEHCKHKEFSAVIKYKDADTGEEFEVDSLFKTYIKNATSEVDRQLRANGNDWLIKVFSDNAGAVRINPESLFVWKVETHNSPSAIDPYGGAITGILGNNRDPLATGIGGGRLLFNTNVLCFGNPEFNGTLLSNQLHPRRIFEGVRKGIEDGGNKSGVPTVNGAIVFDDRYAGKPLVYCGTGAVMPMQLAGLDSWEKTIDAQDRIIMAGGRVGKDGIHGATFSSIELDETSPATAVQIGSPITQKLAMDFLILATRRGLIKCSTDNGAGGLSSSIGELATISGGAVVELEKVPLKYPGLRPWEIFVSESQERFSLAVEPSKMAELMALGQEMEVELTDIGYFTADGSLDVRFDGTSVAKLNMHFLHEGVPRKVLEAEWTKPTAQEPVLPTNLDYTDVLSRLLGSLNICSRESVIRQYDHEVKGRTIIKPLMGATGQAPQDAAVVRFNFESWEGVAVSNGILPRFGDLDAYHMSAGAFDEAVRQIVAVGGKLPNLSYGDGNFWSVNDNFCVPDSVYDPATNPDGKHKLAKLVRMCQALRDATAAYCIPLTSGKDSMKNDFKADGVKISVPPTVLYSMTAKIEDVRRTITSDFKQADDVVYLLGETYDELGGSEFYQLFGEIGANVPKVRFEEAKALYALMGQANDNGLIQSCHDLSDGGLAVALAEATFGHGFGADVELPATGLGLSAQLFSESHSRFVATVAPEDVVAFEQHFGARATRLGVITQDGQLTVRHGGQTVISASTAALRHEWTNGPVNRIIGFGQHEAAQS; this is encoded by the coding sequence TTGGACTCTACCCAAAGAACCATACAGCTTCTGCTCAAGCCCGGCCAACATGATGGCGAGGGCCAACGTGTAGCCGAAGCTGCCCAACGCCACCTAGGCCTCTCTACTGGCCGGGTGCAAAGCACCGCCCTCTACACGGTGCGCTACCCCGTGAGCGACGAGCAACTGCGCGACTTCGCCACCCACTGCCTCCAGGACCCAGTGCTGCACGACGTGGCCCTCGATGAGTTCCGCCACGGCTCCGAATACAAAAGCTACATTTTGGTGGCCAAGCTGCCCGGCGTGACCGACGACGAAGGCATCTCGGCCCAGAACGCCCTCGGCGACTTCCTGAACCAGCCGCTGGACACCCATACCCAGCACATCTTTAGCAAACGGCTCTACTTCCTGGAGCACGAGCTGCCCGAGAGTAGTCTGCGCCGCCTGGCCGAAGACTTGCTCGGCAACAAAATGATCAACCGCTTCGAGGTCGGCCCCATAGCCCAGATTCGCGACTACACGCCGCGGCCGGGCGGTGGGGCCGAATCTATTACGGACACTGTGCCGCTGGTAGGCCTCTCCGATGAGGAACTGGTTAAGCTGTCGAAAGACAACCTCTACGCCCTGAACCTGGAGGAAATGCGCGCCGTGCGCGACCATTACACGGGCATTGCCGAGGAGCGCCAGGCCGCTGGCCTACCTCAGGACCCGACGGACTGCGAGCTGGAAATCATTGCTCAGACCTGGTCAGAGCACTGCAAGCACAAGGAGTTCAGCGCCGTCATTAAGTACAAGGATGCTGACACGGGCGAGGAGTTCGAAGTGGACTCCTTGTTCAAAACCTATATTAAAAACGCCACCTCCGAGGTAGACCGCCAGCTCCGCGCCAACGGCAATGACTGGCTGATTAAGGTGTTCAGCGACAACGCCGGCGCCGTGCGCATTAACCCGGAGTCGTTGTTTGTGTGGAAGGTGGAAACCCACAACTCGCCCTCAGCCATCGACCCTTACGGTGGAGCTATTACTGGCATCTTAGGCAACAACCGCGACCCATTGGCTACAGGCATTGGGGGGGGGCGGCTGCTGTTCAATACCAACGTACTGTGCTTCGGTAACCCCGAGTTTAACGGCACCTTGTTAAGCAACCAACTGCACCCGCGCCGCATTTTCGAGGGCGTACGTAAGGGTATTGAGGATGGCGGCAACAAGTCGGGCGTGCCGACGGTGAACGGGGCCATTGTGTTCGATGACCGGTACGCTGGTAAGCCCTTGGTGTACTGCGGCACTGGTGCCGTAATGCCCATGCAACTGGCTGGCCTCGACTCGTGGGAGAAAACTATTGACGCTCAGGACCGCATCATCATGGCCGGTGGTCGGGTGGGTAAAGATGGTATCCACGGCGCCACGTTCTCCAGCATTGAGCTAGACGAAACTTCGCCCGCCACAGCTGTGCAGATCGGCTCGCCGATTACGCAGAAGCTGGCCATGGACTTCCTGATCCTGGCTACTCGCCGCGGCCTCATCAAGTGCAGCACCGATAATGGTGCCGGCGGCTTGTCCTCCAGCATTGGCGAACTGGCTACTATTAGCGGTGGTGCCGTGGTGGAGCTGGAGAAAGTACCGTTGAAGTATCCTGGCCTACGGCCCTGGGAAATCTTCGTGTCGGAGTCGCAGGAGCGGTTCTCGCTGGCCGTGGAGCCGAGCAAGATGGCTGAACTGATGGCCCTAGGCCAGGAGATGGAAGTGGAGTTGACCGACATTGGCTACTTCACCGCTGATGGCAGCCTGGATGTCCGCTTCGACGGCACCTCAGTAGCTAAGCTGAACATGCACTTCTTGCACGAAGGCGTGCCGCGCAAAGTGCTGGAAGCCGAGTGGACCAAGCCCACCGCCCAGGAGCCCGTACTACCCACTAACCTCGACTATACCGACGTGCTGAGCCGCCTGCTGGGCTCGCTCAACATCTGCTCCCGCGAATCGGTGATTCGGCAGTACGACCACGAGGTGAAGGGCCGCACCATTATCAAGCCGCTCATGGGCGCTACCGGTCAGGCTCCGCAGGATGCCGCCGTGGTGCGCTTCAACTTTGAGAGCTGGGAAGGCGTGGCCGTGAGCAACGGCATTCTGCCCCGCTTTGGTGATTTAGATGCTTACCATATGTCGGCTGGCGCATTTGACGAGGCCGTGCGCCAGATTGTAGCGGTAGGAGGTAAGCTGCCCAACCTGAGCTACGGCGACGGCAACTTCTGGTCCGTGAACGACAACTTCTGCGTGCCCGACTCGGTGTACGACCCCGCCACTAACCCCGATGGCAAGCACAAGCTAGCCAAGCTGGTGCGCATGTGCCAGGCCCTACGCGATGCTACGGCGGCTTACTGCATCCCGCTCACGTCGGGTAAGGACTCGATGAAGAACGACTTCAAGGCCGATGGCGTGAAGATTTCCGTTCCGCCGACGGTCCTGTATTCGATGACCGCCAAAATTGAGGACGTCCGCCGCACCATCACCTCCGACTTCAAGCAAGCCGACGACGTGGTGTATCTGTTGGGCGAAACCTACGACGAGCTGGGCGGCTCGGAGTTCTACCAGCTCTTCGGGGAGATAGGCGCCAACGTGCCTAAGGTTCGGTTCGAAGAAGCCAAAGCCCTGTACGCACTGATGGGCCAAGCTAACGACAACGGCCTCATCCAGTCTTGTCATGACTTGTCGGATGGTGGCCTGGCGGTGGCCTTGGCAGAAGCCACGTTTGGTCATGGCTTTGGCGCCGATGTGGAGTTGCCCGCTACTGGCCTAGGCTTGTCAGCGCAACTGTTCTCGGAGTCGCACTCCCGTTTCGTGGCCACAGTGGCTCCGGAAGATGTGGTGGCGTTCGAGCAGCACTTCGGCGCCCGCGCTACCCGCCTCGGTGTGATAACCCAGGACGGCCAGCTCACGGTGCGCCACGGCGGCCAGACGGTCATTTCGGCCAGCACGGCGGCCCTACGCCATGAGTGGACGAATGGCCCAGTAAACAGAATTATCGGCTTCGGCCAGCACGAAGCGGCGCAATCCTAA
- the pyrF gene encoding orotidine-5'-phosphate decarboxylase — MEKLLQRVQYANSLLCVGLDPVGDDGQVARRLAEVIDQTSEYAAAFKPNLAFFLSREDGVKLLRETVQRIPESIPVILDGKFGDIANTADHYAKFAYDVIGADGVTVNPYMGDDAIVPFARPGKLVFVLAKTSNKPTHSLQDVALTRGGSLSDCAASVARKLDEQHGGIGLVVGATNAEAVARMRRLTPQQWFLVPGVGAQGGDLQATLKAGLRADGSGLLINTSRALWQAADAGAAARELVEQINQFRPVVA, encoded by the coding sequence ATGGAAAAGCTACTTCAACGCGTTCAGTACGCTAATTCTCTTCTCTGTGTCGGGCTTGACCCTGTGGGCGACGATGGGCAGGTAGCGCGCCGCCTGGCCGAAGTTATCGACCAAACCAGTGAGTACGCCGCCGCCTTCAAGCCCAACCTAGCCTTTTTTCTGAGCCGGGAAGATGGCGTGAAGCTGCTGCGCGAAACCGTGCAGCGCATCCCCGAAAGCATTCCAGTAATTCTGGATGGCAAGTTCGGCGACATTGCCAACACCGCCGACCACTACGCCAAGTTCGCCTATGATGTGATTGGGGCCGATGGCGTGACAGTAAATCCATACATGGGCGACGATGCCATTGTGCCCTTCGCTAGGCCAGGTAAGCTGGTGTTCGTGCTAGCCAAAACCAGTAATAAGCCTACTCACTCTCTACAAGATGTGGCCCTCACCCGTGGTGGTTCATTGTCTGATTGTGCCGCCAGCGTGGCCCGTAAACTCGATGAGCAGCACGGCGGTATAGGCCTAGTAGTAGGTGCCACCAACGCCGAAGCTGTTGCCCGCATGCGCCGTCTCACGCCCCAGCAGTGGTTCCTGGTGCCCGGTGTAGGTGCCCAAGGCGGCGACCTGCAAGCCACATTAAAAGCAGGCCTGCGCGCTGATGGCTCCGGTCTTCTGATTAATACGTCGCGCGCGTTGTGGCAAGCGGCAGATGCTGGCGCCGCAGCGCGGGAACTGGTAGAGCAGATTAACCAGTTCCGGCCGGTAGTGGCTTAG